The Apium graveolens cultivar Ventura chromosome 11, ASM990537v1, whole genome shotgun sequence genome has a window encoding:
- the LOC141696368 gene encoding uncharacterized protein LOC141696368 produces the protein MSSHSYLRSRAILTPTNVVVDDINNSILEKILGILHTYLSQDSIDDAGDKDNEFRSAFPVEYLNSLNMPCIPKHELNIKVGVVVMLMRNLNQIMGLCNDTRMIVISCKKNSIECEILCGSHVGSKYLIPRIEMIPTDTS, from the coding sequence ATGTCTTCACATTCTTATCTAAGATCAAGAGCTATCCTAACACCAACTAATGTTGTGGTGGACGACATCAATAACAGCATTCTTGAGAAAATTCTTGGAATTCTACACACATATCTTAGTCAGGATTCAATTGATGATGCTGGTGATAAAGATAATGAATTCAGATCAGCATTTCCAGTAGAGTACCTGAACTCATTAAATATGCCTTGCATTCCTAAGCACGAGTTAAACATCAAGGTTGGCGTCGTTGTCATGCTTATGAGAAATTTAAACCAAATTATGGGATTGTGTAACGACACGCGAATGATTGTGATATCCTGCAAGAAGAATAGTATTGAGTGTGAAATATTATGCGGATCTCATGTTGGCTCAAAATATTTGATCCCGAGGATAGAGATGATTCCAACAGATACCAGCTAG
- the LOC141696369 gene encoding uncharacterized protein LOC141696369 produces MFTTRPYKKTKLEAWFDANQTFPNARNYSYSEFPNKFTWHPRPGIWKERKRGDVIGRLSEVHSSSGELLYLHMLLLRKKGSRSFEDLKTVNGHIHETFKEAYAALGLLQNDNQWHEAIAENSHTSLPPQLRAIFVNILAYSPISDPLRLWEANWQYEDLKNYVLAEIEKLFNDIGKSLKDYATMPFPSEVYFSNAVNRLLQEETSYDKEELKILHEKNHGMLNPEQKNVYDSIIQNIYNKVGGVFFVYGSGGCEGKIVLHVASYGITVVLLPGGRTAYSRFHIPLKLYQDSTAGIRHGTDIAELIQQTDLIIWDEAPIQHRHAFESVDRSLRDIMSAIDKRRAKKPFGGITVVFGGDYR; encoded by the exons ATGTTTACGACAAGGCCATATAAAAAAACCAAGTTAGAAGCATGGTTTGATGCAAATCAGACTTTCCCAAATGCGAGGAATTATAGTTATTCTGAATTTCCAAATAAATTTACTTGGCATCCTCGACCTGGTATctggaaagaaaggaaaagagGAGATGTTATTGGGAGACTCTCTGAAGTGCATTCATCAAGTGGTGAACTATTATATCTCCACATGTTGTTACTTAGGAAGAAAGGTTCCAGGTCTTTTGAAGATCTTAAAACTGTTAATGGACACATCCACGAAACGTTCAAGGAAGCATATGCGGCCCTTGGTCTTCTACAAAATGATAACCAATGGCATGAAGCAATTGCCGAGAACTCCCATACATCATTGCCTCCACAGTTACGTGCAATATTTGTCAATATTTTGGCATATAGTCCTATTTCAGATCCACTTAGACTTTGGGAAGCTAATTGGCAAT ACGAAGATTTGAAGAATTATGTACTTGCAG AAATTGAAAAATTGTTTAATGACATCGGGAAGAGTTTGAAGGACTACGCGACAATGCCATTTCCAAGTGAAGTTTATTTTAGCAATGCTGTTAACAGACTACTCCAAGAAGAAACTTCATATGATAAAGAAGAACTGAAAATTTTACATGAAAAGAATCATGGAATGCTCAACCCTGAACAGAAGAACGTTTACGATTCTATCAtacaaaatatttataataaGGTAGGTGGTGTTTTCTTTGTATATGGAAGTGGAGGATGCG AAGGAAAGATTGTGCTTCATGTTGCCTCATATGGAATAACAGTCGTATTGTTGCCTGGTGGTAGAACTGCGTATTCAAGATTCCATATTCCTTTGAAACTTTATCAGGACAGTACAGCCGGAATCAGACATGGAACCGATATTGcagaattaatccaacaaacTGATTTGATCATTTGGGATGAAGCACCAATACAACATCGTCATGCCTTTGAATCTGTTGACCGTTCTTTGAGGGATATAATGTCTGCTATTGACAAAAGGAGAGCAAAGAAGCCATTTGGTGGTATCACAGTAGTTTTTGGTGGAGATTATAGGTAG
- the LOC141696370 gene encoding uncharacterized protein LOC141696370, which translates to MDSRGTSTSGLAYMCRVAVNNKIGHSVTTPQSMIDQSVIPKQGIRQFLKGVLHSGVAANLESNRMTSKYNNGIILYPFLLQPQSVLKSSLSIFDENISPNISAASKPEHNSKNAEIQNINSSGNSSLIFSVPESCVTTDHKQKGVKKKIVADSEEEQNPSTKFCGKLLPGPSLFNTTNIKSTFEKGESSRRKNLMNEFNDVDDNVTIDSDTICRDMASDIEDIDEEYLSNNQSMWDRYLDLGAPDKLCSKCDAVMWNHEKNNKSSPTKPPTFSLCCKNGQVILDKEKQPPEPLGTLLTGGVHFKHFKQNIRFYNCMFAMSSTGGKIDHSINRGGAPYCFKVQGVNYHNIGSLVPTDYNTPKICQLYIYDTEDEINNRINTVNGGRVAVNEEIVQSLLHMLDEHNRLVKGFRMARKRVRHHSNTRIRATQLGTEHRQQSDNLTPPTRATRVGGGDGHRKPEHIRESNRNTARKPQTLPSITKTGRKKQEPDGYTTKKAGVAISPEKRKRGGGELTGTESRRRKERERGERKRIERERGKEEIDCLTPHLGGRLWQQYVVDAFTAIEQYILDWIRDHQTTIRSDLYHNIKDAMQRGDKNPSNIGKAIILPASFTGSKRYMTQYFKDSLEICRTLGHPSLFLTMTTNTKWPEIQRMLKHMPGVDVADAPDVVARVFKMKVDQLMNMIRKKNCFGRCIGVMHVIEFQKRELPHTHILIWLHPDDKPKIIEQIDKMVSVEIPDPEIDLVGYNVVSNYMIHEPCGPDYTKSPCMVKDNCIKHFPKLYNSHTFFDERGFPIYKRRTGITINKKGVNLDNRFVVPLNHDLLVHF; encoded by the exons ATGGATTCTCGAGGAACAAGTACATCAG GTTTAGCATATATGTGCCGTGTTGCTGTTAATAATAAAATAGGTCATTCTGTAACAACTCCGCAATCAATGATTGATCAAAGCGTGATACCAAAACAAG GAATAAGACAGTTTTTGAAAGGTGTTTTGCATAGCGGAGTTGCAGCAAATCTGGAAAGCAATAGAATGACATCAAAGTACAATAATGGTATCATTCTTTATCCATTCTTATTG CAACCACAAAGTGTTCTAAAGAGTTCTCTTTCAATATTTGATGAAAATATATCTCCTAATATTTCAGCAGCCTCAAAACCAG AACATAATAGTAAAAATGCAGAAATTCAGAATATTAACAGCAGTGGAAACAGTTCTCTCATATTCTCAGTTCCTGAATCCTGTGTGACAACCGATCACAAACAAAAAGGTGTCAAAAAGAAAATTGTTGCTGACAGTGAAGAAGAACAAAATCCTTCAACAAAGTTTTGTGGAAAACTATTACCAGGTCCTTCATTGTTCAATACAACAAATATAAAGAGTACATTTGAAAAAGGTGAAAGTTCTAGGCGAAAAAATTTAATGAATGAGTTCAACGATGTTGATGACAATGTTACTATCGACAGTGATACAATATGTAGAg ACATGGCAAGTGATATTGAGGATATTGATGAAGAATATTTGAGCAATAATCAATCTATGTGGGACAGATACTTGGATCTTGGAGCTCCTGATAAACTCTGTTCGAAATGTGATGCTGTCATGTGGAATCACGAAAAAAACAATAAGAGTTCTCCTACTAAGCCACCAACATTTTCTCTTTGTTGTAAAAATGGTCAAGTCATACTGGATAAGGAGAAACAGCCTCCTGAACCTCTGGGTACTCTCCTTACTGGTGGTGTTCATTTTAAGCATTTCAAACAAAACATAAGGTTTTACAACTGCATGTTTGCCATGAGTTCTACTGGAGGAAAGATTGACCATTCAATAAACAGAGGTGGTGCGCCATATTGCTTCAAGGTCCAAGGTGTTAATTACCATAATATAGGAAGTCTGGTCCCAACAGACTATAACACTCCAAAGATTTGTCAGCTTTATATCTATGACACAGAGGACGAAATCAACAACAGGATCAATACAGTTAATGGTGGCAGGGTTGCTGTTAATGAAGAAATTGTACAATCTTTGTTGCATATGTTGGATGAGCATAACAGGTTGGTTAAAGGTTTTCGTATGGCTCGCAAAAGGGTTAGGcat CATAGCAACACGCGCATACGCGCAACACAACTAGGAACAGAACACAGGCAGCAGTCGGACAACCTCACGCCACCAACACGCGCCACACGCGTGGGCGGCGGTGATGGTCACCGGAAACCGGAACACATCCGAGAATCAAATCGGAACACAGCACGGAAACCACAAACACTACCATCAATAACTAAAACAGGTCGGAAGAAACAAGAACCAGACGGCTACACGACG AAGAAGGCAGGGGTGGCGATTTCGCCGGAGAAAAGAAAGAGGGGTGGCGGTGAACTCACCGGAACAGAGAGCAGGCGGAGGAAGGAAAGGGAAAGGGGAGAAAGGAAGaggatcgagagagagagaggcaaAGAAGAAATCGACT GTTTGACACCACATCTTGGAGGTCGTTTATGGCAACAATATGTTGTGGATGCTTTCACCGCAATTGAGCAGTACATATTGGACTGGATTAGAGACCATCAAACTACTATAAGATCTGATCTCTACCATAATATCAAAGATGCAATGCAAAGGGGAGATAAAAATCCATCCAATATTGGTAAAGCAATCATTCTTCCCGCTTCATTCACCGGAAGTAAGCGCTATATGACTCAGTATTTTAAAGACTCATTAGAAATATGTCGAACTTTAGGACATCCTTCATTGTTCCTTACTATGACCACTAATACAAAATGGCCCGAAATTCAGCGCATGTTAAAACATATGCCTGGTGTTGATGTTGCTGATGCACCTGATGTTGTAGCCAGAGTCTTTAAAATGAAGGTTGATCAACTTATGAATATGATTAGAAAGAAAAATTGTTTTGGCAGATGTATAGGAG TAATGCATGTAATTGAATTCCAGAAGCGTGAATTGCCTCACACTCATATATTAATTTGGTTGCACCCCGACGATAAACCTAAAATAATTGAGCAAATTGATAAAATGGTATCAGTTGAAATTCCTGATCCAGAAATTGATCTAGTTGGATATAATGTCGTGAGCAATTATATGATCCACGAACCATGTGGTCCTGATTATACTAAATCTCCATGCATGGTCAAAGACAACTGTATAAAGCATTTTCCTAAGCT GTATAATTCTCATACATTTTTTGATGAGCGTGGATTCCCCATATATAAAAGGAGGACTGGAATTACCATTAACAAGAAGGGGGTCAATCTTGATAATCGCTTTGTTGTCCCATTAAATCACGATCTTTTGGTGCATTTTTAA